The Chitinophaga lutea genome contains the following window.
AGCATTGCCTGCGCGCCGTGCTGAATGTTCACCGCGCCTTCGAGCAGGGTGGTTTGTATGCTGTTTTCGTCTTTATAAGCCATCACGTTAAAATGCGTGCCCAGTACCTGCACCGCCATCTCGTTCACTTTCACGGTGAAGGGCATGGCCGGGTTCTTCGCCACTTCAAAATAGGCTTCGCCATTCAGCTGCACCTCTCTCGTTTTACCGCTGAAGGCGGTGGGGAAACGCAGGGACGATGCAGCATTGAGCCACACATTGGAACCATCGGGGAGGATGATGCGGAACTGGCCTCCCTTCGGGGTAGACAGCGTATTGTAACTGATCCCGCCCCCTTTCCCGGAGGCGTCGGTGTTATACGCCAGCTGCCCGCTGTTCAGCTTGATCACCTGTACGTTCCCCTGGCTGGCAATAGCGCCGTTACCGGCGGTATCGAGCGTAATGCGGCTGCCGTCGGCCAAAGTCAGTATGGCTTTATCGCCGCCGGGGATCAATGCTCCGGCATGCACGGGGATAGCAGCCTGCTGCCGGTTTTGCGACGCCTGCCTGAACAAATAAACGGTAGTGAGCGTAGCGGACAGTAAAACAGCGGCTGCGGCAGCATAGCGGATGAGCCGTTTCAGGATGGGCTGCGTTTGGCGAGCGGGGGCCTTGCCGGCCATGATGGAGCGCCGCACGGCGTCCATACGCGCGGGGTCAGAGAGGCCATGCATTGCCTTATTCTCCAGCAGCCCTCCTACAGCGGATTCCCATTGCCGGCGCATATCTTCGTCGTGCAGCGAATCCATTAAGCGGGCCGCCTCTTCGCGGCTGAGGTCTCCGCGCAGATACCTGTCTAATAAAGTGGAAAAAGTTTGATGGTCCATAACGCGAATGCCGGAATGCCGGTCGTATTATGAAGACGCGTATCGGCGGAAAAGGGAGGTGCCATTTTCAAAAAAAATTTCAGTGCAGGAAAAGCAGCCCCCAAAGGATGGCGAGGGCGCCGGAAGGGTGGTTGGACAAAGCCTTGCGCAAACTGGCAATAGCCTGTACGATATAACTTTTTATAGTAATGCGGGAAACGCCCATTGTCAGGGCGATCTCTTCATGCCGCATGCCGCCGAAACGGCTCAGTTTGAATGCTTTCTGTTGCTGGGGTGGCAACTGCTGGATGGCCCGCAGCACCGTTTGTTCCAGCTCCCGGAACTCCGCCTGCCGGTCGGCGCCTTCGGCAGCCTCTTCGGGAAACCGCTCCAGCACGTAGCGGCGGTAGGCATCTCCCGACGCCAGTTTGCGGAAACGGCTGTAAATGATATTACGGGCGGTAATGAACAGGAAACCGTCGAGCTTTTCGACAGCGGGCAGCGTAGTCCGTTTTTCCCAAACCATGGTAAACACGTCCTGCGCCACATCTTCGGCCAGTCCGGGTGATTTGGTCAGCAGCAGCGCGGCGGAATACACCGCATCCCAATAAGATTCGAAGATGATCTGGTAGGCGTACTCGTCCCCGGCAGCAATACGACGCAACAACTCGCTTTCACTATGTGGAATATTCTGCATACGGGAGACCGGTGTTTTTTGCTGATTTTGGTTAGAAGCCTCATGTTAAAAGTAGTGAAAAAAAAGTTTTTTGCAAGATGGAAGAAATCCGGGCCCCCACCCCCCATAACGCGGAAGGAGGAAAACCTTGCGGCCTCCCTCCTTCTTATGCCGGGTGACTGAACCGGCATATTGGTTATTCTCGACGGAAATTACTGCACTTTCAGTTTCAGCCAGTTGGTGCCGGCCGGCTTCTTATTGCCTTCCAGGGTAATGCCCAGCCAGTAATATACAGACGGCACCACATCGATCAGCGACGGCGGATTGGCGGAAGCCGCATCGAAAGTATTACCCATAAAATTCCAGGTATAGTTCCCCTGCAGCGTGAAGTCCTTTTTTGACGGGCTGAGGTCTTTCAGCACCCCTCCGCTGCCCTCCTGCCCCGGCCAGTAACCGACGAGGTTCGCGATTTTCGGGTGGGCACCGAGGTCACCGGTGTTATAAGCCCAGTCCTTGATCTCCTGGTCTGTCAGTACGGTGTTCCACACCCTTACATCCGCCATGTACAAATCCGTATTGTTTGTGGCGTTGGTAAAAGGGTCCGTGATGTAGCCGAGGATGAATGACGCGGTAGTGGATACGTTGCCGGTGGGCGTGGACGTAATGGAGCCGGTCAGTTTGTTTTCACCATCGATATAGAAGGTCGTCTTATACTGGGCGCCTTCTTTATAGGCCACCCCGGTCACTGTATGCCAGTTGCCGTCCGGGAGGGATTTGGACAATAATTCGGATTTGTTATTCCCGTCCCCTACAAACCAGACGATCTTATCGCCGTTCCGGAACATTGCCCAGCCGGGAGTATTGCCGCTACGCACGGCGATTTTACTGATAAATGGAGGGAACGACCATTCGTATTTCCCTGCGGCGTTTTTATTGAACCGCACTTTCGCTTCTATGGTGATAGCACCCGTGCCTACATTGTACAATCCCCCGTCGTTGTTCACGGCGCGCACATAGTCGGAAGCCCCTCCGTTGAAACGGACCACCTCATCGGCGATCTTATGCACTTTGGTATATTCAGCTGCAATAAGACTCGGACTATAGTATATGGAGAATGTATATCTGGCTTCTGCCTTATGGCTGCCCAGGCGGGTGCCGTAGCCGCCGCCGGTGGATTGAATCACCACCAGCCAGTCTTCATCGGCAAAGGTGCTTCGCGCCTTCATGGCGGCCAGCAGCTTCCCTATACGTGTATCGGTATCCAGGATTGCTTTGGTGTAAGCGGGATTGGCGGCGCTGAAGCCGGAGGTTTGTCCCGCTACGGCCGGCGCGCTGAAATTCACCAGCGTGATGTCCGCGCCGCTTTCTTTCAGGTTTGCCAGGGCGGCATCTTCCACCCCCTGGTCGCCGGCGGCGGGCGACGTGTTCACTACTTTATCGGCGCTGCTCAGCAGGAAACTCGTCATGTCTTCCCAACGCGTGATCACCGTTACTTTGGTGGCGATATCGTCGAGCTTCACGGTGCTGATAAAACTTTCGTAATATTTCACGTCCGCATGCCCGCCTTTGTCGGTAAGGGGAATCAGCGAGCTGTCGTAAATCCGGTGCAGGTCGTATCGTACGCCGGTGGTCATGGTAGCCCAGCTGGATGCTACGGACACCGATGTGTCGGCCAGGCCGTTGAAACTGTAAATACTCGCCGGCAGCAGGTCTTTGATCACGGGAGGGTTCAAATCCTTTACCACGCTCGCATTGGCGCCATCGATGCCGATGAGCAGCACTTTTTTCTTTTTCAGTTTGATGTTCCCGAACTGCTGGCGGCTGCTGTCCGTATCGTAATAAGGCTTATCGGGTATCTCTTTCACACAGCCGGGCAAAGTGGTGAAGATGCCCGCGCACAGCAATGCCAGCGTTCCCTGAAATATCCTGAATGGTATGTTCCGCATGTTGAATGTCTTTTTGATTGATAGTTTTTCCTACAGTTGCGCCAGCCAGAGGCGGCCGTTGATCTCCCATTCTTTTGCAACGGGCACGTTGAGCCAGTAGGCGATCTGGTTGAACACTTCTTTGGAATAAGGCGCATCGGGCACACTTTTACCGCAGGTAAAAATGGAGTTCATCGGCTCCCATTTGTATGCATTTTTGATCACAAAATCCGGGGACGTGGAAAACCTGTTTTTAAAGCGGTTCCCCTCTCCTTCGGCGCAGCCCCAGTACCCGATGAGGTTGGCGTATTTGGGATGCGTAGCGTCGATTTTGTTGGTGCAGGCGTATTGTTTGATGATGTCTGCCGGCAGGGAGTCGTTCCAGATACGCACATCGTTCACGTACATGTCTATCATGGAACCGTTCGGCGGCAGGGTGGCGCCGAGGGTCAGCGGGGAGGGACTGTTGATATTCCCCAATACGGTGATCTCCGACTGTGCATTAAAAATACCGTCGGTGTACACCCGTACGAAACGTTTGAACGGCGTGGTGGAATAGTTGGTGTAAATCACGGCGGTGAGGTGGTGCCAGGCGCCGTCGTTGATGTTGGCGCCACGGGCCTGTACGTTCCCCTTTCCTGTTTGCCCCGCATTGAACTGCCAGTATGCGCCTTCCTGGAAAAACACCCAGCCCACCACGCCACCGGCGAAGTTGGCACGTTTGGAAAAAAACGCGGGATAGTTCGCCGTTTGTCCCTTCTGAACATGGCGCATTTTCATTTCGATGGTGAAATTGTCTTTTTCACCCACGTTGTACGCAGCCGCATCGCTGAGGCTGGCGTTCACCGCATTGGCATCGGAGCCGGCCAGTTTCACGCCGAACTTCACACCGGCAGGCGCTATCACAAGGTTCGATTTCAGGCGGGCGTTGTAGTACAGGGAAAAGGTGTTGCGCTCGTTTTCGAGGAAACCGCCGTATTTTTTACCGTTACCGCCGTGGGTGGATTGTACGATCACCAGCCAATCTTCTTCCGGGAATTTTGTTCTCCCCCGCATGGCTTTCACCAGTGCCCCGATGTATGCGTCGATTTTCAGCAGGGCGTCGCGGTAGGCGGGAGCATCGGTGGTAAAACCTTCCTGCAGCCCGGCGAGGTTGGCGCTGTTAAAATGCGCGATCACCAGGTCGGCACTGTCTGTCTTCAGCCGGTTGATGGCGGAGTCGCGCACCACATCATTATTGTTGCCGGCAACGGATATCCTGATATCGGCTTCTTTGAACAGTGTTTTGTTCAGTGTTTCCCAGGGTGTTACCGTCACCACCCGGAACGGGCGGGCTTTCTGCTCTTTCACCCTTTTGATAAAAGAAGGAAATAATTCGCCGCGGGGCACCCGGGGCACGAGCGAGCTGTCCCTGATCTCGGTGTTGCCCACAGCGTTGCCGGTCATAATATGCGCGATGGACGCCGGGTCGGTGGTTACCGAATCGGCGGAGCCTTCAAAACTGAAAATGCTGTTCGGTTTGAGGGCGTCCAGTTCCGGTGTTGTGATGCGTTCGATCTGTTTGCCCACCACTCCGTCTACCAGTATCAGCAACACCTTGCTGTTGTCCCGGAAAGGAAATTCTTCCGATTTGTCGGAGGGCACCAGGGGTACTTTGCTGCAGGCTGCCACCAGCATGGAAAACACCATGATACCGGCCATCCAGCTGCGTTGTATGTTCTTAGATATCTTCATCGGTTTGATATTTTTTACAGGCGAATGTCTTTTTTCCAGAGCTGCTCCGTCAGCAGCGGCAGGTGTTTCACTTCATCCACGGCGGATGGCGATACTACGATGCCCCACTGGTCGAAGAACGGTTTAAGATTGGTTTTGGCGTAGAGACTGGCCTGCACGAAAAAGAAGTTTTTTCTTACCTCGTCTACGATCGGTACGCGGGCTTCGCGGCGCGCTGCTTTGGATACCGCCGTCATCATCCCGTAACCGTAGCGCTGGAACAGTTGCACAAACGGTACGAGGCGCTGGAATACGTCCGTTACCTGTGAAAACCGTTTAGCGGCATCCACCTTCTCGGCGAAGGCGAGCGCAGGCGTCACGAACTCATCTGAATAGATGCGCGGTGGTTTGCGGCCGTAGCGACTGGCGATCTTGAACACGAACAGGTTGTTGGATACTTCGCCCAATGCGTCGGATCCGCCCCAGCTCCACATGTCGCTCATCTGGAAATTATGCCCGATCTCGTGGAAAGGCCCCCAGCTGGCGCCTTTGTTGATCACGGCCGTGTCGATGAAATCGCTGTGCCAGTCGAGGTACGCCATGCAGGGATACCCGCTATGCCCGCTGCCCAGCGAAATCTGGATATCGAGCACAAAACGGTGCGGCGTAGTGGGCGCCTGGTCGCGTACATCCACGGGGTTATCTTCGAG
Protein-coding sequences here:
- a CDS encoding FecR family protein — protein: MDHQTFSTLLDRYLRGDLSREEAARLMDSLHDEDMRRQWESAVGGLLENKAMHGLSDPARMDAVRRSIMAGKAPARQTQPILKRLIRYAAAAAVLLSATLTTVYLFRQASQNRQQAAIPVHAGALIPGGDKAILTLADGSRITLDTAGNGAIASQGNVQVIKLNSGQLAYNTDASGKGGGISYNTLSTPKGGQFRIILPDGSNVWLNAASSLRFPTAFSGKTREVQLNGEAYFEVAKNPAMPFTVKVNEMAVQVLGTHFNVMAYKDENSIQTTLLEGAVNIQHGAQAMLLKPGQQARLSAAGKMTLNDRVDVEEVTAWKNGYFHFNHESLEGVMRQIGRWYDAEVTYEGDIPAREFGGKIERSSSVTEVMKILELSKVRYRIEGKKIVITP
- a CDS encoding LamG-like jellyroll fold domain-containing protein, whose product is MKISKNIQRSWMAGIMVFSMLVAACSKVPLVPSDKSEEFPFRDNSKVLLILVDGVVGKQIERITTPELDALKPNSIFSFEGSADSVTTDPASIAHIMTGNAVGNTEIRDSSLVPRVPRGELFPSFIKRVKEQKARPFRVVTVTPWETLNKTLFKEADIRISVAGNNNDVVRDSAINRLKTDSADLVIAHFNSANLAGLQEGFTTDAPAYRDALLKIDAYIGALVKAMRGRTKFPEEDWLVIVQSTHGGNGKKYGGFLENERNTFSLYYNARLKSNLVIAPAGVKFGVKLAGSDANAVNASLSDAAAYNVGEKDNFTIEMKMRHVQKGQTANYPAFFSKRANFAGGVVGWVFFQEGAYWQFNAGQTGKGNVQARGANINDGAWHHLTAVIYTNYSTTPFKRFVRVYTDGIFNAQSEITVLGNINSPSPLTLGATLPPNGSMIDMYVNDVRIWNDSLPADIIKQYACTNKIDATHPKYANLIGYWGCAEGEGNRFKNRFSTSPDFVIKNAYKWEPMNSIFTCGKSVPDAPYSKEVFNQIAYWLNVPVAKEWEINGRLWLAQL
- a CDS encoding RNA polymerase sigma factor, whose protein sequence is MQNIPHSESELLRRIAAGDEYAYQIIFESYWDAVYSAALLLTKSPGLAEDVAQDVFTMVWEKRTTLPAVEKLDGFLFITARNIIYSRFRKLASGDAYRRYVLERFPEEAAEGADRQAEFRELEQTVLRAIQQLPPQQQKAFKLSRFGGMRHEEIALTMGVSRITIKSYIVQAIASLRKALSNHPSGALAILWGLLFLH
- a CDS encoding LamG-like jellyroll fold domain-containing protein; this translates as MRNIPFRIFQGTLALLCAGIFTTLPGCVKEIPDKPYYDTDSSRQQFGNIKLKKKKVLLIGIDGANASVVKDLNPPVIKDLLPASIYSFNGLADTSVSVASSWATMTTGVRYDLHRIYDSSLIPLTDKGGHADVKYYESFISTVKLDDIATKVTVITRWEDMTSFLLSSADKVVNTSPAAGDQGVEDAALANLKESGADITLVNFSAPAVAGQTSGFSAANPAYTKAILDTDTRIGKLLAAMKARSTFADEDWLVVIQSTGGGYGTRLGSHKAEARYTFSIYYSPSLIAAEYTKVHKIADEVVRFNGGASDYVRAVNNDGGLYNVGTGAITIEAKVRFNKNAAGKYEWSFPPFISKIAVRSGNTPGWAMFRNGDKIVWFVGDGNNKSELLSKSLPDGNWHTVTGVAYKEGAQYKTTFYIDGENKLTGSITSTPTGNVSTTASFILGYITDPFTNATNNTDLYMADVRVWNTVLTDQEIKDWAYNTGDLGAHPKIANLVGYWPGQEGSGGVLKDLSPSKKDFTLQGNYTWNFMGNTFDAASANPPSLIDVVPSVYYWLGITLEGNKKPAGTNWLKLKVQ